The nucleotide window TGGAACAACATGACGCGCGTACAAGGCAACAGCTTTGAAGTCACGATTCCAAATGTGACTCCCGGTACCGCGATCAGTTATTACTTCACTGTCAGTACCGCAACACGTGGTGAGGCCAATAACAACAATCAACAGCACCAGTGGACAGTGACACCCTGATAAACCCCATAAACAACGTGATGAGTGACCCCTTGAAATAGGGACTGTGCGCTGGCTGGAGGGGCAGCGCCATTGCAACCGGCACCTGCAAAGGTGCCGGTTTTTTTCGTTTACACACCCACCGCGCGATACTGCGCCCCATCATTTTCCGGTAAGCTGCGCGCCACTGAGAACAAGGTACGGGTATCCGCTCCATGAAAGACCATCTTGCTCCCCTGATCTTCAAATTGCTCGCGCTCTTGCCGCTGGGATTGTTGCGCGCACTGGGTAGCCTTATAGGCAGAGCGATGTGGTGGAGCAATAGCCGTGCAGCTAAGGTGACGCGCGAAAATATCGAATTGTGTTTTCCCGATCTATCGCCCGCAGCGCAAACAGCACTCGCGCGCCAAAGCCTGCAAGAAACTGCCAAAACGGCGATGGAAGCGGCTGCTATCTGGCGTCAGCCCTGGTCGTGGCTGCAAAGCAAAATTGTCACGATGGAAGGCGATGAGATCCTGCGCGCCAAGCTTGCCGAGGGGAAGGGCGTACTGGTGCTTGCGCCGCATCACGGTAATTGGGAAGTGGTTGCGCCTTATCTGGCGAGTGTGGCCAATCTCACGGCGATGTACCAACCGCTCGACAACCCGAAAATGGATGAGTTGGTATTGGCCGGGCGCAGCAAGCTCAACATCACCATGGCGCCGACCAATCGCAAGGGTGTGATGATGTTGTTCAAGGCATTACAGGGCGGGACTATCGTAGGTATCTTGCCCGATCAGGTGCCCGCGCGCGATGCAGGTATTGAAATCGCCCCGTTTATGGGGCAGCCCGCCTTGA belongs to Cellvibrio sp. pealriver and includes:
- a CDS encoding lysophospholipid acyltransferase family protein → MKDHLAPLIFKLLALLPLGLLRALGSLIGRAMWWSNSRAAKVTRENIELCFPDLSPAAQTALARQSLQETAKTAMEAAAIWRQPWSWLQSKIVTMEGDEILRAKLAEGKGVLVLAPHHGNWEVVAPYLASVANLTAMYQPLDNPKMDELVLAGRSKLNITMAPTNRKGVMMLFKALQGGTIVGILPDQVPARDAGIEIAPFMGQPALTMTLVQGLVQRTGCAVCSCYAERVAGGFKIVVMEADAAIYSEDLHTSVAGLNESVAACVRRAPAQYQWEYKRFRRLPPEYPKRYQFK